In uncultured Fusobacterium sp., one genomic interval encodes:
- a CDS encoding short-chain fatty acid transporter produces MSTKNNSNAFKRFTSFCVSIMQKYLPDPYIFCALLTFIVFIGTMVFTKQTPMAIIGHWTKGFWSLLAFSMQMALVLVTGHTMASSKVFKNLLSSMASKLSTPRQAIVVVTIVSTVACILNWGFGLVIGAIFAKEIAKKVKGVDYRLLIASAYTGFLVWHGGLSGSIPLQIASDNPAALAKQTAGAITANIPTSQTLFSPMNIFIICGLLIMLPLLNRAMYPADDEVVTVDPKLLAEFEEEPINREHMTPAERIENSKVVSIILGIMGWAYIIQYFITKGFNLNLNLVNFIFLFTGIILHGTPRKFIDAFGEATKGASGILLQFPFYAGIMGIMTGTNADGVSLAILMSNFFVNISTPTTFPIFSFWSAGLVNFFVPSGGGQWAVQAPIVMPAGLKIGVSAAKSAMAIAWGDAWTNMIQPFWALPALGIAGLGAKDIMGYCLIVLICSGFIISAGFLLF; encoded by the coding sequence ATGAGTACAAAAAATAACTCAAACGCATTTAAAAGATTCACTTCATTTTGTGTTTCTATAATGCAAAAATACTTACCAGATCCTTATATATTCTGTGCCTTATTAACTTTCATAGTATTTATAGGGACAATGGTATTTACAAAACAAACACCAATGGCGATCATAGGTCACTGGACAAAGGGATTCTGGTCTTTACTAGCATTCTCTATGCAAATGGCATTGGTATTAGTAACTGGACACACAATGGCTAGTTCAAAAGTTTTCAAAAATTTATTATCAAGTATGGCTTCAAAACTATCTACACCTAGACAAGCAATTGTTGTAGTAACAATAGTTTCAACAGTAGCATGTATCTTAAACTGGGGATTTGGATTAGTTATAGGAGCAATTTTTGCAAAAGAGATAGCTAAAAAAGTAAAAGGAGTAGACTATAGACTTCTTATTGCTTCAGCTTATACAGGATTCTTAGTGTGGCATGGAGGACTTTCAGGGTCAATTCCTCTACAAATAGCAAGTGATAATCCAGCAGCATTAGCAAAACAAACTGCAGGAGCAATCACAGCTAATATTCCTACAAGTCAAACACTATTTTCACCAATGAACATATTCATTATTTGTGGATTATTAATTATGCTTCCTTTATTAAATAGAGCTATGTATCCAGCTGATGATGAAGTAGTTACAGTTGATCCAAAACTACTAGCTGAATTTGAAGAGGAACCAATTAACCGTGAGCATATGACTCCAGCTGAAAGAATTGAAAATAGTAAAGTAGTTTCAATTATTTTAGGAATTATGGGTTGGGCATATATTATTCAATACTTTATTACAAAAGGATTTAACTTAAACCTTAACTTAGTTAACTTTATATTCCTATTTACAGGAATTATTCTTCATGGAACTCCTAGAAAGTTCATAGATGCTTTTGGAGAAGCTACTAAAGGGGCATCAGGAATCCTTCTACAATTCCCATTCTATGCAGGAATCATGGGAATTATGACTGGAACAAATGCTGATGGAGTATCTCTAGCAATATTAATGTCAAACTTCTTCGTTAATATTTCTACTCCAACAACTTTCCCAATCTTCTCATTCTGGAGTGCAGGATTAGTAAACTTCTTCGTACCTTCTGGAGGAGGACAATGGGCAGTACAAGCACCTATTGTTATGCCAGCAGGATTAAAAATTGGAGTAAGTGCTGCTAAATCAGCTATGGCTATTGCTTGGGGAGATGCTTGGACAAATATGATTCAACCGTTCTGGGCTTTACCAGCATTAGGAATTGCAGGACTAGGAGCTAAAGATATTATGGGATACTGTCTAATAGTATTAATCTGTTCAGGATTTATTATTTCAGCAGGATTCCTATTATTCTAG